CAAAGAATTAAATGAAGACGAATTGATGGGCGAACTGAGCCTCTATAAGCTCAATGCTTGGGAAGACTATGCCAATGGTACAGACACTAACCCAGATATGATAGGCATTGAGACATACAATAAGATGCGCTCTACTGACAGTACAGTGAAAGCAGGTATTGAGTCCTTGAAGCTACCTATCCTTGCTAAAGGATATGATTTTAAATTCGAGGACAGAGAAATGGAACGAAAAGAAGAGAATAAAGAGAAGGTCGATTTTCTTATTGAAGTATTCAATAACATGGATCACCACTTAGACAAGACCCTAGAAGAAATGCTCACAGCTATCTGGGCTGGCTTTAGTGTAACTGAGCCAGTTTATCAGAGAATCAAAGAGGGTGAGTTTAAAGGAAAACTAGGTCTTAAGAAAATGAAAGTCATTAACCCAGCTAATATCAGCTTTGAGGTCAATGATTATGGTGATGTAATCAACATTGTCCAAGAGATAGGCGACAGAAAGATTAAGATTCCAAAGGAAAAGGCTATTCACTATGTTCACAGTGGAGAGTTTCAGAATCCTTATGGCAACTCTGATCTACAGGCTGTCTATAAGCATTGGTTTATTAAAGATAAGGTCATTAAATTCTCTAATATCGCTCTTGAGCGAGTAGGGACACCCTTGATCTATGGAAAAGCCAAGAACTCAAATGAGGTAGGAAAGCTACAGAATATCCTAGACCAAGTTATGAGCAGGAACAGCCTAGCAATCTCTGGGGCAGATGAAATAGGGGTACTTGATAGCTCTAGGACAATGCCATTCCTAGATTATATCAATCACCACAATAAGATGATGCTAAGAGGTCTGATGATCCCATCATTGCTACTGGGCAATGACTCTGGACAGGCAGGCTCTTATAGTCTCTCAGAACAGCACTTCAATATTTTCTTGTTTAGGTTGCAGTCGATCCAAACAGACCTAGAAAATGCAATCAATGAGAAAGTAGTTAAGAGGCTGATTGACTTAAACTTTGGCAAACAAGCTGTCTATCCAAAAATCAAATTCAGACCTCTAATGGAGAAAGATAAGAATACACTATCTGATATATTCTTTAAGCTAGTCAATGCTCAGATTTTAGACCCAGAATTAGACTCTGACTGGATTCGTGACGAGCTAGGGCTACCACAAGCCAGCCAAGAACTTAAGGACTATGTCAAAGAAGAGAAAGACATTGAGCTTGAGCAGAAGAAGGTGGCACTTGATAGCGCTAAGAAGAGCAATGAGAAGCTAGATCAGGAAGAGGAAGAATCAGAGGAAGACGATAAAGAAGGCAAGGGCAACCCTACTTCTAATGGCACTACTGACTCAGGCTCACACCCTTACAACAGCAGTGGCAGGGGCAAACCTGATGATAAGGAAAAGTAGGAAGCCATTCAGAGAGCCAGAGTGACAAATTAAGATTCAGAGAGGGCTTTGTTGATGTCAACAAGGCTCTCACTACTTTGGATGGCAATGAGAATGAGTTTGTCGATCTAATGCTAAGGCATGTTTTGGATCCAAATTATCTGAATAATCTGATAAATTCCCCTACAGACAAGAACTATAGGAAATGGAACGAAAACACTAAGAAAATATTTGAATACTTCTTTTACAAAACATTCCTAGCTGGAATGAACGATGCAGGAGAAGAGATTCAGAAACAGGCTAGTTTCTTTGAAGGATATGCAGAAGATGATCCACAAATTGAAGTTTCATCTATTGAAGAGCAGATTCCAGAAGAAGCATTATCTTGGTATGAGAGCTATGCAATCTATTTAACTATGGTATTCGAGCAAGACGTTCTGAATGAAGTCCAAGGCAAGGTCAGAGAGTACCTTGAGAAAGGTATTAATGTCAGAGATATTCCTAAGCTACTAGCTGAGAGTGAAAAGCTAGAGAAGTTTACTAAGAATAGACTCAACACGATTGCTAGGACAGAAAGCACTAAGGCTTACAACTCAGGAAGAGTCGCTGAATATCACAATAGCAGGATTGTTGAGGCTGTCCAGTACAGCGCAATTCTGGACAATAGAACAACTACTTTCTGTAGAGGTTTGAATGGCAAGATCATGGAGAAATCAAGTTACTTGGTCGCTCTTTATCAGCCACCTAATCATTTTAATTGTAGGTCGCTTTTAGTCCCTATAACTAAATATGATGAATGGGAAGAATCAGACTTCACAGGAGTTGAAAAGCCTCAAGATGGATTCGATAACCCAGCATGGAAACCACTTAAACCATTGAATTAAATATGTTCCTGCCCCATTAAGTTGGGGTGGGATTTTATCAAGTGGTAGGGGGTGAAAAAGATTAAAACAGAATTATTTATCTCGAATATTCCTAAGATGCAGTTTACTGAAACTGATGAGGGCTATTTGATTGAAGGCATTGAAGCCTTTAAAGCAGGTAACTGGAAAGGTACTGACTACTCAGTTGAGAGATTGAGTGAAATGGTCAATAACTTCCAGAAATTCAGTGAAGAAGGTTCACTAGAGCCACCTTTCAAAGTTGACCATAGCGAGTCTGCTAGGGATCAGGTTGGCTGGATCAAGAATGTGTACCTAGAAGGCGACACTTTATTTGCAGATGCGCTTGTTACTGAGCCAGATGCAGTTGCCAAAATCCAGAGGGGAACTTGGAAGAAAGTTTCTGCTGAAATCTACAAAAACTATGTAGAGGATAACACCAAAGAGCAACATGGAATGACCTTTAGGGCGCTTTCCATTGTTTCTATACCTCACCTTAAAGGGCTTGAGGGAATTGCTATTAATTCAGAAGAATTAGAGGGGGAGAATGAATTGACTAAAGAAGAACTACAGGCTATTTTAGATCAGAAATTTTCTGAGCTAAATACAGGCGACAATAAAGCTGACTTTTCTGAGGTTAAAACAGAGATTCAAAATATGTTCTCTGACTATGAAAACTTGAGGGCTAAGGCTGATGAGGCTGACACTTACAAGGAAGACAAAGAGAAGTTAGAAAAACAGATTAAAGCTCAAGAGATTAAAGGCAAAATCGCTGGGTTCTCTGAGGCTGGCAAAGTCGTACCAGCACAAGAGAAAGCATTGACTGAGCTATTAGCTTCCTTCACAGAAGAGCAAGAAGCTAAGTTTAATGAGTTTATGGAAAACGCTGAGAAGACAGTTGTTGCTGATGAGCAATCCAATTACTCAGAAGACGATGGAAGTAAGTCTCCAGAA
This Halobacillus litoralis DNA region includes the following protein-coding sequences:
- a CDS encoding phage portal protein family protein, yielding MGVVNYFKERINGKQPKELNEDELMGELSLYKLNAWEDYANGTDTNPDMIGIETYNKMRSTDSTVKAGIESLKLPILAKGYDFKFEDREMERKEENKEKVDFLIEVFNNMDHHLDKTLEEMLTAIWAGFSVTEPVYQRIKEGEFKGKLGLKKMKVINPANISFEVNDYGDVINIVQEIGDRKIKIPKEKAIHYVHSGEFQNPYGNSDLQAVYKHWFIKDKVIKFSNIALERVGTPLIYGKAKNSNEVGKLQNILDQVMSRNSLAISGADEIGVLDSSRTMPFLDYINHHNKMMLRGLMIPSLLLGNDSGQAGSYSLSEQHFNIFLFRLQSIQTDLENAINEKVVKRLIDLNFGKQAVYPKIKFRPLMEKDKNTLSDIFFKLVNAQILDPELDSDWIRDELGLPQASQELKDYVKEEKDIELEQKKVALDSAKKSNEKLDQEEEESEEDDKEGKGNPTSNGTTDSGSHPYNSSGRGKPDDKEK
- a CDS encoding phage head morphogenesis protein, which gives rise to MDGNENEFVDLMLRHVLDPNYLNNLINSPTDKNYRKWNENTKKIFEYFFYKTFLAGMNDAGEEIQKQASFFEGYAEDDPQIEVSSIEEQIPEEALSWYESYAIYLTMVFEQDVLNEVQGKVREYLEKGINVRDIPKLLAESEKLEKFTKNRLNTIARTESTKAYNSGRVAEYHNSRIVEAVQYSAILDNRTTTFCRGLNGKIMEKSSYLVALYQPPNHFNCRSLLVPITKYDEWEESDFTGVEKPQDGFDNPAWKPLKPLN